A single region of the Epinephelus moara isolate mb chromosome 16, YSFRI_EMoa_1.0, whole genome shotgun sequence genome encodes:
- the kcnk15 gene encoding potassium channel subfamily K member 15 — MKKQNVRTLSLILCMFSYLLVGAAVFDALESETESSRRRILEQKRSEMKKKYRFSEDDYREIERVVLQAEPHRAGRQWKFAGSFYFAITVITTIGYGHAAPGTDAGKVFCMFYAVLGIPLTLVMFQSLGERMNTFVRYLLHKAKQCLGCRRTEVSMENMVLVGFLSCIGTLCVGATAFAHFEGWSFFHAYYYCFITLTTIGFGDFVALQKKEDLQEKTPYVAFSFMYILVGLTVIGAFLNLVVLRFLTMNTEDERRDAQERASLKRDRGLLDGTVGLHGVGDQSRGSHRDRNRSNAVHSRSHSTLFLPMEEGTSRTNLIASPAEDQERRESPCRHRLHFQIKAGRRRPDSSLSSLCSCVCYRLGICDSPLMSHSEHHGCHINSVYYNSVSYKIQSCSPGSRDNTGLSSPGSTLSPGQSFREFPRSRRKSV, encoded by the exons ATGAAGAAGCAAAACGTCCGGACCCTGTCGCTCATCCTCTGCATGTTCTCCTACTTGCTGGTCGGCGCCGCGGTGTTTGACGCGCTGGAGTCCGAGACGGAGAGCTCCCGCAGGCGCATCTTGGAGCAGAAGCGCAGCGAGATGAAGAAGAAGTACCGCTTCTCCGAGGACGACTACCGCGAAATCGAGCGAGTGGTGCTGCAAGCTGAGCCCCATCGCGCCGGGAGACAGTGGAAATTTGCTGGCTCTTTCTACTTTGCCATCACAGTCATCACCACCATTG GTTATGGACATGCAGCACCAGGCACAGACGCAGGAAAGGTCTTCTGCATGTTCTACGCTGTGCTGGGAATCCCTCTCACCCTGGTCATGTTCCAGAGCCTGGGTGAAAGGATGAACACATTTGTGCGCTATCTCCTACACAAAGCGAAGCAGTGTCTGGGCTGTCGACGCACTGAGGTGTCCATGGAGAACATGGTCCTGGTGGGCTTCCTGTCCTGCATTGGGACACTGTGCGTCGGGGCCACAGCCTTCGCTCACTTCGAGGGATGGAGCTTCTTCCACGCATACTACTACTGCTTCATCACGCTCACCACCATCGGCTTCGGGGACTTTGTGGCCCTGCAGAAAAAGGAGGACCTCCAGGAGAAAACGCCCTACGTGGCGTTCAGCTTCATGTATATCCTGGTGGGGCTGACCGTCATCGGGGCCTTCCTGAACCTGGTGGTGCTTCGCTTCCTCACCATGAACACTGAGGATGAGAGGAGGGATGCTCAAGAGAGGGCGTCACTGAAGAGGGACAGAGGCCTTTTGGATGGGACTGTGGGCCTCCATGGTGTGGGGGACCAGAGCAGAGGCAGCCACAGGGACAGGAACAGGAGCAACGCGGTGCACAGTCGCAGCCACAGTACGCTCTTCCTCCCGATGGAGGAAGGAACCAGCCGCACCAACCTCATCGCTTCCCCGGCGGAGGATCAGGAGAGACGAGAAAGCCCCTGCAGACACAGGCTGCATTTTCAGATCAAGGCGGGCAGACGCAGGCCGGACTCGAgcctcagctccctctgctcCTGTGTGTGCTACCGTCTGGGGATCTGTGATAGCCCTCTTATGTCCCACAGTGAACACCACGGCTGCCATATCAACTCTGTATACTACAACTCAGTCTCCTATAAGATCCAGAGCTGCTCACCGGGTTCCAGGGACAACACTGGACTCTCCTCCCCAGGAAGCACGCTCTCTCCTGGGCAAAGCTTCCGGGAATTCCCTCGGTCGAGGAGAAAGTCAGTGTAA